The following DNA comes from Pseudophryne corroboree isolate aPseCor3 chromosome 8, aPseCor3.hap2, whole genome shotgun sequence.
ATTTGGGGGCATAAATTACCGCTAGGGTGACAGGTTTGTCATCCAGCTTGCCCACCAATATCAATATCTGCCATCGGAGTCAGAGAGCTGCTTGGTCACTATAAAGTTGCATGAACGAGATATTAAAATAGCTACTCCTGCTTTTTTTGCATGGTCCATTAGACATATAGCACAATGGAAACTTGTTATTAAAGAATGTTGGAGGGGAGGGGGACATAAAGTGGGTTTCCTGCAAGGCAACAATGTGGGCTTTAAGCTTACCATAATGAGACAATGCTAATTTCCGCTTGTTTGGAGAATTAAGACCCTTTACATACAAAGAAACGACATTAACCATGAGAAATCATAACGGAATTACACATCAGTATGGACCAGTAAGGTAATAACGGAACAAAAATACAAGCATGTTCACACGAAGAATAAGCACTAATACCTGCTTCCTTGTAATCTCTTCCAGCAACCTCAAAATTAAAATCGGGGAAGGGGAGGAAAGACAGAAAAGAAGGggtgggaaaaaaataaaaaataaacaaaccaTGCACCATATAGGTGCAACATTAGATTGCCAAAAGCGGCGGAACAGTAGGGGTTGTGGTATCAGCAGCCaccaccattatttatttattagcagtttcttatatagcgcaacatattccgttgcgctttacaattagaacaacagttatagaacaaaactgggcaaagacagacagacatagaggtaggagagccctgctcgaaagcttacactctataggaatTACTCAATATAGAACCGAAAACGTAATTGAATGCATATTAAACGTAAATCTCCCGGTGTTCCACCCTCCCGGTAGGGATACTAAAGAATGGAGCACCAGAGGAGGAACATATCAGTGAAACACATAACCTAACCCATATAAACCATATTATCAGGTATCAGGACAATAGAAAGGACAAGTACCATGCCAGTGAACTGTGAACAGTAAAACATTAAGGAAAATAACATAAATCCACGTACATAAAGAGACCATGAAATATCTAAGACATCAAGATATGATATAAATCCATATATGAGTCTGCAAATATGAATCTCCATATTGAAGACCGACACATCTAGGGCCTATTAAAAGAAATAAATGAACAAACAGAACATAGAGTATATTGACACTCAAGTCGAGTTGCtcacagttgaccactcccgggccAATTTGGACATGCTCGGGTGTCCAGAAGATATCGCTTCTAGGTTTCAGGATATCAGAAGTTGGGTACCTTCATCTGGAGAGGTGATGATCTTTGTAATATCATTTCGCCGAATAATCGGATGAGTAGGGAAGCCCCATTGATACTGGATATTTGCGTTCCGAAGAGCTCTCGTAATCGAAGTGAAGAACCTCCGAAGCGCCAACGTGGCAGCAGATAAGTCCCTGAAGACCTGGTGATCTCCCAGTATCGAGTCGGTATTGTCTAGGGATCTAGCAGCTTGGAGCACCCGTTCCTTTATGTGATAGTAGTGGAACCGCATAAGAGTGTCCCTAGGCACATCCTTTGGGGCAGATTATGCCTTCGGGAGTCGGTGGATACGATCTAACAGGAAGTCTGTAATAGTGACAGTGGGCAGCAATTTCGTAAAAAGGTCGGTGACGTATTCCCTTAAGTAGGAGTTTGAGACCGACTCCAGAATTCCCCTGATCTTCACGTTATTCCGCCGTGATCTATCTTCCAAATCTCTGACCTTACTGCGCAACGCCGTAACCTCCACCTGGAGGTCTTCATGAAGGGAAATAAGTTCATTGTGGGATATGACCACTTATTCTAGTTTGTTTTCTAAATGGTCTATATGCTGGCCTATAGCGTCTACAGATTGTTGGCAGCTTTGCAAAGCCGGTTTAAATTTCTGTGAGATATCCGACTTAAAGGAGGCTAGGAGTTGTTTCATAGAGCCAATCGTTAACGGGGCATCATCCCCCATCTCGGACACCACCACTGAAGTCGATGCAGATGGATCAAATGGGTTACTAACAGCAGAAGGTAGCTTATGAACTTTATCCATAGGGAGTTTGCCCTTGACCCCTTGCGACGAAGGGGACTGTTTGAAAAAGCTCACCGGGGGGGACCCCATTTGAATCTTTCTGACATTTAGGCGGCATGATGTCTTTGAGAAAAGGAAATATCCAAATATGCTGAACACTACAGACTAGGACAGGAAGGTATATTGCAGGAACAATTCCGTACCGGAATGTCACAGCAAGTATTCACATATATGCAGAGTAATGGTGGTGTGGGTATAACAAATTACCACGAGGACATCTTATCCGTAATCACCAGGTGGTCTCGGAATAAGTGCTTCTTCACAGAGCCAGCAAAGTGGTGTATGACATAAACAGAGTACAATATGTATGGTAGAGCGTGTATTTGCACCCAGTGACCAGAAGATGGGGGTATTGTAGCATGAAACTGCACTTGGTATAGAAACTACAGAGTGCCAATAgcttaatataggccctcattccgagttgttcgctcggtaaaaatcttcgcatcgcagcgattttccgcttaatgcgcatgcgcaatgtccgcactgcgactgcgccaagtaaatttgctatgcacttaggaattttactcacggctttttcatcggtatggcgatcgtaatgtgattgacaggaaatgggtgttactgggcggaaacaggccgttttatgggcgtgtgggaaaaaacgctaccgtttccggaaaaaaacgcaggagtggccggagaaacggaggagtgtctgggcgaacgctgggtgtgtttgtgacgtcaaaccagggacgacaagcactgaactgatcgcagatgccgagtaagtctgaagctactcagaaactgctactgcCCGCAGAGGGATTTTGTGGTGAGAAAGGGGAGTTTTAGAGGTGCCGAAATGGGTGCTCTGCAGATATAAGTCTGCACTCCTTTCCAGCTAGGCCACGCAACCCCCTATATTTCTATTTTAATGTATATCTTTTTTATACTTGTTGTTTATTACACTTGAGTGACCTATTTAggaaatttttgtattttttttttacaattgtttATACGGCCAAATACGTCAAAATACACGGTCGagtcattattatgaccacctcctacatttgatgtcagcaGCGCGTagccatgaagtacatcacgtgacGTGcattggcttggtgggtatatacggtgtgcgataggccgtctgcacacatatcactcattgctatcATGGGTAAAAagagcgatttatccgagttgcaaaaaggggtgATTAGCAGTTTACGTGCcatgggtggcagtatttctgaaacagcgtagTTTgcaaactgttcgcgtgctgctgtggtgagggtgtatcgtgactggacaaatggcaccatttcaAATAACCCacatggaaactgtggagcactacgtgccattgatgtgagaggtgaacgtcggctacgaaggtgcgcgaGGGCCGactgacacactacagtggagcagctcaccgtcgtaatgaacctgggggctaccagatgtaggtttaaaatgacagttcagcccgtctagctgctgtccgtgctgcagacggcggttactctggctattagccggtgtgtcacaactgagggcttatGTCGgtatctggaagcctcagttgtaggggctgatggataCTGGAATTTGGGAGGTGAGAGTGACCTCCTAAACATGCactagacagtagcaaggatgcccgaaggcgtgaccacaacaactggaaatatctttcatggGTTTTATTAAAttaaagtcatataaggtgcaaatCAACAAAAGTCATAGAAGATAACAGAACCAGAATCCGGACTgtaaataaaagttcaatataatGCCTGGGGACCCAAGTGAGGAATACTGTGCTGTTGTGAAGAATAAAGGAAGTGATGAGtgaagctggggatcgcaggtgaacctgtaaataataataaagtttGTGGATAACTGTAGATGAGACTGGAGTGCGCTTggaaactgtagaagaagctggggttcggtgGAAAACTGTAGATGACGCTGGAGTTCGTTGGAAAACTGTAGAATAATGAGaagtggctgctgggaagccggagcatAAGAAATGGAGAATGCTGAGTACAGGAACAATGGAGACCGCTACACCACGGAACAAAACACAATAGGCTGGAGTAGCACCGCAGGGGGAACCACAAGGGAGTCAGGCTAAGGCagagagagttcactggagaatccgtAGAAGACTGCACGCAGGaatcactggagacaaatgaagcactgacaacccttcagtgctgggacagggATTTTATACCTGTAGGTGAGCAGGGATTAGTGAGCAATTAGGCTCCGGTTCTGTCAGCACTGTGGATAGGCGGAATATCAACATGTGATCTAAATCCATCATGGCTGCGCCCACAGACGAATGCAGAAGGGGAACTAGGAACTTAGAACTTGTATatgaaacaacaatggcggcggaggccgcaacagcaaAGTCCACGCGCCCAGCGGCTACAGTGATGGAGGCAGCGGCCAAAGCACATGAAGAACGTGCGTCCAGCAAGAGACCACAGGCGCGGCGGTGACAGCCGCGACGGTACTGAGAGCGCCGCACCACCGCAAGTGCAAACACTGAGGAGGCCCGCTCAAGCCAGCGCTGCAGGCCAAACATGACTACAGCCCGGCCCcggctcgctgagccaacctcaggaggcacgtAACTGGTAAGAAGCGGCGTCTAGTTACCCTGATCgtgacatcacccccccccccccccccccccttcaggagtggccccaggacacttctttggtctTCGTGGGAATCTGGAATGAAATTCCTGGATCAAtttgggagcatggacatcagaagcgttGATCCAGGAACGCTCttcaggaccgtagcccttccaatctatTAAA
Coding sequences within:
- the LOC134949748 gene encoding uncharacterized protein LOC134949748 — translated: MEKCVYEVKSIPFLGYIVSGSGLEMDPEKLQAIQEWPIPVNLKGIQRFQGFANYYRKYLQVEVTALRSKVRDLEDRSRRNNVKIRGILESVSNSYLREYVTDLFTKLLPTVTITDFLLDRIHRLPKA